One segment of Manihot esculenta cultivar AM560-2 chromosome 4, M.esculenta_v8, whole genome shotgun sequence DNA contains the following:
- the LOC110613724 gene encoding casein kinase 1-like protein 2, with amino-acid sequence MEPRVGNKFRIGRKIGSGSFGEIYLGTNIQTNEEVAIKLETAKTKHPQLLYESKLYKILQGGTGIPNIRWVGVEGEYNVLVMDLLGPSLEDLFNFCSRKLSLKTVLMLADQMINRVEFVHSKSFLHRDIKPDNFLMGLGRRANQVYIIDFGLAKKYRDTSTHQHIPYRENKNLTGTARYASMNTHLGIEQSRRDDLESLGYVLMYFLRGSLPWQGLKAGTKKQKYEKISEKKVSTSIEALCRGYPTEFASYFHYCRSLRFDDKPDYAYLKRLLRDLFIREGFQFDYVFDWTILKYQQSQIANPPTRALGPGAGPSSGMSPAGANVDKQSGGEDGRPGWPSADPSRKRNSGPITSSVNLSKQKGPIATDLPVSKDATLSSSNFLPTIGSSRRPAISSSRDAALVGNDSEPTHSRITDVSPAVKIYGGQRSSAMVSSEQKHPPSGRNSSKVKTFESTLRGIESLHFNNEERIQY; translated from the exons ATGGAGCCGCGCGTTGGTAACAAGTTTCGTATCGGTCGCAAGATCGGCAGCGGATCATTTGGAGAGATCTATCTCG GTACTAACATTCAAACAAACGAGGAAGTTGCAATTAAGCTT GAAACCGCCAAGACAAAGCATCCTCAGTTGCTGTACGAGTCAAAGTTGTATAAGATTCTGCAAGGAGGAA CTGGAATTCCAAATATTAGATGGGTTGGTGTTGAAGGAGAATATAATGTCCTCGTGATGGATTTACTGGGACCTAGTCTTGAAGATTTGTTCAACTTTTGTAGTAGGAAATTGTCTCTGAAGACTGTTCTGATGCTTGCAGACCAGATG ATTAATCGTGTTGAATTTGTTCATTCCAAATCATTTCTCCATCGAGATATTAAGCCAGACAACTTCTTAATGGGTTTAGGAAGGCGTGCCAATCAG GTCTATATCATTGACTTTGGTCTGGCTAAGAAGTACAGAGATACTTCAACACATCAGCATATTCCTTACAG AGAAAATAAGAATTTGACAGGAACTGCAAGATATGCTAGCATGAATACTCATCTTGGCATTG AACAAAGTCGCAGGGATGATTTAGAATCCCTTGGATATGTTCTGATGTATTTTTTAAGAGGAAG TCTTCCTTGGCAAGGACTAAAAGCAGGGACCAAGAAGCAGAAGTATGAAAAGATCAGTGAAAAGAAAGTCTCCACTTCTATTGAG GCCTTGTGTCGGGGTTATCCCACAGAATTTGCTTCGTACTTCCATTACTGTCGTTCACTCCGTTTTGATGACAAACCAGATTATGCTTATCTGAAAAGGCTGCTTCGTGATCTTTTTATTCGTGAAG GTTTCCAGTTTGACTATGTCTTTGATTGGACAATTTTGAAATATCAGCAATCCCAGATCGCTAATCCTCCTACTCGTGCACTT GGCCCTGGTGCTGGACCAAGCTCTGGCATGTCTCCTGCTGGTGCTAATGTTGACAAGCAATCAG GTGGGGAAGATGGTAGACCTGGTTGGCCTTCAGCAGATCCCTCTCGAAAGAGAAACTCTGGACCAATTACAAGTTCTGTAAATTTATCGAAACAGAAAGGTCCAATTGCAACTGATCTACCTGTATCCAAAGATGCTACA TTATCCAGCTCAAATTTTCTGCCGACTATCGGATCATCAAGGAGACCTGCCATTTCTAGCAGTCGTGATGCAGCACTTGTTGGGAATGATTCTGAACCAACTCATTCTCGCATAACAGATGTGAGCCCTGCCGTCAAAATTTATGGCGGTCAAAGAAGTTCGGCCATGGTATCTTCAGAGCAGAAGCACCCACCTTCTGGTAGAAACTCCTCAAAAGTAAAGACCTTTGAATCAACTCTTCGGGGCATTGAGAGCCTGCACTTCAATAATGAAGAAAGGATTCAGTATTAA
- the LOC110612693 gene encoding uncharacterized protein LOC110612693 — MEGFRSKSCRDGRMQIEEYYGDKAGPKGMQNLRSYSVNYAQPNQFGKEVKIKKGKNNVGSSSKSWILNDPELQRKKRVASYKVYAMEGKMKGSFRKSFRWIKDTYTQMLYGWR; from the coding sequence ATGGAGGGTTTCAGATCCAAGTCTTGCAGAGATGGGAGGATGCAGATAGAGGAATACTATGGAGACAAAGCAGGACCAAAAGGGATGCAAAATTTAAGATCTTACAGTGTGAATTATGCACAGCCAAATCAATTTGGGAAggaagtgaagatcaagaaagggaAAAATAATGTTGGGTCATCTTCAAAAAGCTGGATTTTAAATGATCCTGAGCTGCAAAGGAAAAAAAGAGTTGCAAGCTACAAGGTTTATGCCATGGAAGGCAAGATGAAAGGATCCTTTAGAAAGAGCTTTAGGTGGATCAAGGACACTTACACCCAGATGCTCTATGGATGGAGGTGA